TTGGATGTCTACCTGATCGACTGGGGCTACCCCGATCCGGGTGACCGCTTCCTCAAGATGGAAGATTACATCAACGGTTACATCAAAAATTGTGCCGAGGAGATTTGTCGCCGGCACAACATGACCAGCATCAATGTGCTTGGCATCTGCCAAGGCGGAACCCTGACCACCTGTTTCTGTGCCTTGCACCCGCATCTGGTCAAGAACCTGGTGCTCATGGTCACCCCCATTGATTTCCACGCCCCGCAGGATCGTCTGCATACCTGGGTGGAGAGCCTGGATGTGGATTTGATGATTGACGCCCTGGGCAACCTTCCTGGTTCCATCCTGAACACCACCTTCCAGAGCATGCAACCCATGCAGTTGGGCGTGAAGAAGTATCTGGACATGGTCGAGCTCATGGATGATGCGACCAAGCTGGAGAATTTCTTGCGGATGGAACATTGGATCAACGACAGTCCAGATCAACCAGGCGAGACGGTGCGGCAGTTTGTGCGCGACATGTATCAGCGCAACGCCCTCATCAAAGGCGAGGTGCAGATCGGTGATCGCAAGGTGGATCTGGCCAACCTGACCATGCCCATTCTTAACGTCTATGCTGCCCTCGACCATTTGGTTCCGCCGGTCGGATCGACGATCCTCGGCAAGTTGGCCAAGAGCCGGGATTATTCCGAAATGTCCTTCAAAGGAGGTCATATCGGCATCTATGTCAGTGCCCGCGCCCAGAAGGAAGTTCCCTCCGGTATCGCAAAGTGGGTCAAAGAGAAGGGATGAGATGGGCCCGGGAGGCCTGCATCTTTTCCATCAAGGGATTGGCGGCACCCACACCATGAGATAGCCCGCCAATAAAGGGGGGGACGAACCGTTTCGGTTCATCCCCCCTATCCTTTTGGGTCTCCGCTTCCTGTCACCACTCTGACCTTGTCGCGGCAGGTTGTCATTTTGCGGCTTTTTCTTCGGACATCTCAGCACAACACTCTTGACAAGTGTCGCAACCCTGGGTCCAATCACCCGGCTGACCCACCCCTGTCGATGGGGTATCATGGGCGGAGGGAGAAACCTTTTTGGACGGGCCGTATGGTTCGTCTCGATGATCCGGCGGGGTGAAAAAGTGTTGCGCAAATATCTTTCCATCATGCTCCTGATCGTGCTTGGCGCCACGGCGGGGTTGTATATTTTGCGGGAACGTTTGCAACAGGAGGCGGACTCCATGAACAATGCGCACGCATCGGCAAGCCCATTGCCCGGGGAGATGGCCACGCGCATTCGGCCTGCCGCCGTGGCTGGTGCCTGGTATCCGGGGAGAGCTGAAGAGTTGGCCGCCTATCTGGACCAGGCCATGGACCATGCCAACCCGCCCCATCCAGACGGGAAGGGGGCCATTCGGGCCCTGATCGCTCCCCATGCCGGGTACCGTTACAGCGGGGCAACTGCGGCGGCGGCGTTCAAGCTGGTGCGTGGTCGCCCTTTGCGGCGGGTCATCGTTTTGGGGCCTTCGCACCGGATGGCTTTTCAGGGTGTTTCCATTCCGGACGTGACACACTTTGCAACCCCACTGGGAAATATTCCACTGGATCTCCAGGCCATCGCCATGCTGCGCAGCAATCCACAATTCCGCACGTTGGCAACGGCGCACCAGGCCGAGCACAGCATTGAGATTGTGCTTCCTTTCCTGCAAAGGGCGCTGTCTGGTGCCTGGCAGATGGTTCCCATTCTCGTCGGCAACCTGGATGCCCATGGCGTTGCCCAGATCGCTGAGTTGTTGCGCCCTCTTGCCGATGACAGCACGTTGGTCGTGGTCTCCACGGATTTTACCCACTTCGGCTCCAATTACGACTTTCACCCCTTTCCCAACGATGCCCAATTGCCGGATCGTATTCGGGAGTTGGACCAGGGCGCCATTGACCATATCCTCCGCCTCGATGGTCCGGGCCTGCTCAACTACAAGCAAAGGACGCAAATCACAGCCTGTGGTTTACTGCCTATGGCCATTCTGCTCCACATGCTGGGCGAAGGCACCACGCCCACTCTGCTGCAATACGATACCAGCGGCAACATGACGCATGATTTCACCAATTCGGTCAGTTATACTGCCATGGCCTTTACCCGTCCCCTCCCCTTGGCCGAGCTGGAAGCTTCAGTGCTTCTGCCCCCGGAAGAGATGTCCAGGCTTCTGCAAATTGCCCGTGCCACTCTGCATCGAGCCGTTGTCCAGCGTGACGGCACCCTGGAGGCTCAGGACATTTTACGCAACATGACCCTTTCCAATCGGATCCAACGTATTTCAGGCGCCTTCGTGACCCTGAAGAAGGAGGGTGAATTGCGTGGTTGCATCGGCCATGTTCTGCCGGTGAAACCTCTCTATCAGGCGGTTATGGAAAATACCGTGGGGGCTGCCTTGATGGACTCCCGCTTCAGGCCGGTCGTCCCGGAAGAGTTGGACCAGCTTTCCCTGGAGGTCAGCGTTCTGGGCCCTTTGCGCCCCATCACCGCACCGGATGAGATTGAGTTGGGCCATCATGGCATCGTTTTGAGCAAAAACGGTCGTCAGGCAGTTTTTCTGCCGGTGGTTCCCATCGAACAAAAATGGGATCGGGATACCACACTCGCCAACCTGTCCCGCAAGGCCGGTCTGCCCGAAGATGCGTGGAAAGAAAACGCCAAACTTGAGG
This window of the Magnetococcales bacterium genome carries:
- the phaC gene encoding class III poly(R)-hydroxyalkanoic acid synthase subunit PhaC yields the protein MNFPIQITPENAVKEMTEFNKKLSQGFKTLGEVKSTKPGVTEKEAVYQEDKLVLYRFKSKVEKPHPVPVMIVYALVNRPYMADLQDDRSTIKGLLEAGLDVYLIDWGYPDPGDRFLKMEDYINGYIKNCAEEICRRHNMTSINVLGICQGGTLTTCFCALHPHLVKNLVLMVTPIDFHAPQDRLHTWVESLDVDLMIDALGNLPGSILNTTFQSMQPMQLGVKKYLDMVELMDDATKLENFLRMEHWINDSPDQPGETVRQFVRDMYQRNALIKGEVQIGDRKVDLANLTMPILNVYAALDHLVPPVGSTILGKLAKSRDYSEMSFKGGHIGIYVSARAQKEVPSGIAKWVKEKG
- the amrB gene encoding AmmeMemoRadiSam system protein B, with the translated sequence MIRRGEKVLRKYLSIMLLIVLGATAGLYILRERLQQEADSMNNAHASASPLPGEMATRIRPAAVAGAWYPGRAEELAAYLDQAMDHANPPHPDGKGAIRALIAPHAGYRYSGATAAAAFKLVRGRPLRRVIVLGPSHRMAFQGVSIPDVTHFATPLGNIPLDLQAIAMLRSNPQFRTLATAHQAEHSIEIVLPFLQRALSGAWQMVPILVGNLDAHGVAQIAELLRPLADDSTLVVVSTDFTHFGSNYDFHPFPNDAQLPDRIRELDQGAIDHILRLDGPGLLNYKQRTQITACGLLPMAILLHMLGEGTTPTLLQYDTSGNMTHDFTNSVSYTAMAFTRPLPLAELEASVLLPPEEMSRLLQIARATLHRAVVQRDGTLEAQDILRNMTLSNRIQRISGAFVTLKKEGELRGCIGHVLPVKPLYQAVMENTVGAALMDSRFRPVVPEELDQLSLEVSVLGPLRPITAPDEIELGHHGIVLSKNGRQAVFLPVVPIEQKWDRDTTLANLSRKAGLPEDAWKENAKLEVFTTQTMQESIVSPSSAPPPGTPVTPPQSSSSGPPSSASLASPEKSGAPLQVTPVMAPATSVVTPSQAVPAELATTSSPAALPVPTTSSPAALPVPTTSSPAALPVPTTGMPAVLPVPTTGMPATLSVPTTGMPAVPPVPTTGMPATLSVPTTEEPAVLPIPTTREAPAVSSQTPPPASPTSRPSFTASDKKAPPNTLTKPTSDTASPVKSR